The Branchiostoma floridae strain S238N-H82 chromosome 6, Bfl_VNyyK, whole genome shotgun sequence genomic interval gccatctttcctcagccaatcaggagcgagtatttcttgtgactaaatccacatagtatggcgtccctaggggtaggggtgtactaagtaacgaataaattgactaagttggagacgcccatcattcaactgaatggtctccctaggggtaggggtgtaccaaccaacaaataaattgactaagttggagacgcccacctttctcatgcaaataaaagcacttaaagaattaacaaaaagggaaacagAAAATCAACCTATattactgaacatctttattcataacataaacaaaggaaattcagaaaggaaaagtcagaaaacaaacaagacaataataaagcgtttcttgtaacaagaaaatgtacaaacagcatTATCTAGCTAGttacatcaaatacatgaaaaatataacctccttggttacgtcaagctagggaacaggttctcaagatagtaaagaaaaactttaaaaagtagagatgctacataaaaacatgcgcgttaaattgataaaaatgaagCAAACATGTGGTATacgatcaatacttccataaaactttaaaagagaaacaaactaaaatggaggaagatgtggtctaccaggaacgggtcgaactgggaacaggacagctcgtcaggACGGTTACTCCAGCAGGGTGaatgaaatgggggagggggcagcgacATTGGCTGGTCTGTCTGGCAGGAATTGGTCAGTATCAAAACTACAAAACagttcggcagagatgccaatatgctgcagcaaaacgtccgccagctcgagctggaactcagctggaactcgggctgtgtacggaactcgcctgtacatactgtgaaaacggctgaacatactcgagaaattgGCCTTCAAGAGATGCCACGTCCTActcatttgaggtcaggttgggaactgggatCAATCTGACCTCCTTGATCTGACATACAcccaaaaaacaatggcattgtggtgcaaaaaagcgttgtaaaacctgacatgaatttcacacaagcctcatatggaaaggtgtgaggcgccatcaccagggtcatgaatgagaaatagaagaatgtagcctgtctgtttgcttgctaggaaaacaaactacatgtttcTAGTGACTATAACAGTGtattttgcttcggaaagatggccatgttctaagtcagtTAGATCTNNNNNNNNNNNNNNNNNNNNNNNNNNNNNNNNNNNNNNNNNNNNNNNNNNNNNNNNNNNNNNNNNNNNNNNNNNNNNNNNNNNNNNNNNNNNNNNNNNNNAACTATTACATAGCATATCATATTAAAATCGTTTTTTTTCACTCGGTGGTTGTGGTGCAATCTTTCTTGAGGTGTAGTCATATCCACCTGACTGAAGTGAGGAAAATTGCCTTCAGTGCTTTCCCAAGGGTAGAGCATTGGGATACgtcagggattcaaacccaggatcTCTGGGTTCCGGGCCAAACACTCTAAGCACAAAGTATAGCAATACCAAATCAAAATTATAGCACCAAATTTCTATGCTGTGTTGGACAGTGCCATAGGCTTGGTATACTATATACTTGCACGTAGTTATAATGTTTGTCACCTATCCTGAAGAAGCGGACTAGTCCATGACCCGTGTATCGTGGGGTGCAAGAAATTATTTAATACAAATAGGCTCATTTATTTTCAGTACGATCCGGCCTCTCATCTAACGTTAGTATCCAACTATCCATCTGGGTCTATAAGCGGCCTGTCAAACGTTTCTGGTCGGCTCATACCCTGCATGGCTCCGCCCCTGATCATCTTCTGGACGATCCCGCTTACTAAAGATTTTACATCAAAATCCGCCATGGCGCGCCAAGCTCCCAACGGAAACCGAACAAAGAAACTAACACAGCTTCTATCCTCTACTACAGCCATCTGTTTGCAATCGTTGAGACTACATGTTCGACAAGGTGCTCCCCAACCTACTCCAGATTCATAAGGCGCGGGGTTTGGAGGCAGTCCCGTCAAATCCCGCACACACTTACCGCTTTTTCTCGCCCTGCACGATAATGGCGTCCGTCTTCCTTCTCGCGAGACCTCTAAAAATAACGTCACAGAACATCTGTAAAGCGTGTTCTGATTGGCTTATAAATTGATTGGTTTAGTTTTCGACCAATAAAACACTTGCTCTTATAAGACATTAACGCCACAATGCAGTAGTTAAACTGCATCTGATTGGTGTAAATATTGATTGGTTTAGCCTTTCAACCAATAAAAACCTTGCTCTTACAAGGGATTGAAAAGGCATTGTTAACCATATAAGGGTAAGAATGCGTACTGACGTCACATGTGCGCACGTCAGGGTGACGTCATGGAAGGCTGTGCAAGTCAGAGCGCACTGACCTGGAGGTGGAAAGGAGAGAGCGTGTCGCACTAGTGAACACTTTCACCGGCGATAGTACTCGAGAACGGTCACGGAAATCATTCCTCGTCGAGTTGATCAGAGTTTAAGATTCcagtgaagaagaagaatgaagaTCTGGACGTCAGAACACACCTTTAGGTAAGAAATTCgatttataatacgttctagaACACGATCTAGGTTTATACCGGCGCGATCGTGGCATGACACGATAACCGCCAAGACCAGGGTTATGTAAAACCGGCGAAAATCGTTGTGTTTCTACATCAAAGACCTAAATTACTGCTTTTATAACCACTGTCTTAATGTGTTATACAACTATACTACCGTAGATCGCTTACTTAACCCGTACCTACCCCTTTTGGGGCGGTATTACGCAAGATGCCGGTAGCACATTGTCTTatacaaatactagtagtaagtgGGTTACATTAGCATatatatggggaggggggcgaaccATGGTTTGTCCTGTACGTACACTGAAATATCACATGCTAGAGACACAGCTGAATTCATATGGAGTGTCCTAGATTCCTGATGACATGTGATGGTTAAATGGAAGAAGAAATTTAGAGTCTAGTTTGTAGCTATCAGCTGATCCCGGATCTGGCCCTGTCACCGATCTCTTGCGTCATCACATCCCTCCTTAGTCACATGTGGGTTCTTAGAATAGCTGTAAAGCTAAGAATACacaagacgtgttttgtttagaTGAGTAGAGTTATATTAGATCAAGGTCGTTTAATGTTctgttatatttatttattcaaaatgcgacgGTTCTGTTATATCTGTTCTGTTTGTGAAAtctagattgaaaaaaaaagttaaattaATTCTAATTTGTGTGCACTGCCATTATTAATATGAATACAAtaaaacactgtaaattgtatcaTAAATTTTGCCAAACCTTATCATTGAAGGAAAGCACAGCCTTAATTTTTTTGGATAGTGGACACCCACCAAGCCACAATACAGGAAAGCAATGGAAGAAATCTTTTCTAATCTTAAAACATTTTGGAACATTAGTTTCTAGTAGTATGCTAATTTCACTGTTTTAAATCAGAATGGCGCTACAGTATTTTACAACAGATGTTTTTGGTACAAAATATAGAAAGATGTGTAGTTTTGCGATTCCGTGGCGCAGTGAGTTTGCCGGCTTGGCCACCTCAGCTTTAATGTTACTTAACACCTTACCATCACCTCCAACTTTTCTTCTGCTGTTATAAATAGCCATCTCATTGTTTACACAAGGTAAAAAAGAGAACGGTTGTATTTCACTCATGCGATTAACATTACGAGTAGAACAATGGTAACAGCAGCACTGTACGCTAGGATGCCTGGTGCAAAAATCCAGATGTCTTTGACATACAAACCTGTAGTACCTTACAAAGATTACCATGGATAGAGTGTACTGCAAGATTATGCATTCTAACCCATTTCTGGGTGCACCCGTGTTGCATCATTCATTCCTATGGTATCATGAATATGCCGCTTCAATTGTATGTAAGGTTACAAAGTTCAACAGTCTTAAGAGTAGACCTAGTTACCAGTATAGTTTTATAACACTTAGAACACCCACGTGTTATGCAAACATATACTTTGACCAGTTAAACTTAGGTTGAAAAGTAAAAGTAATGCATTGTCTGAATAATTCATTGTTCTTTGTCCCTTCAGGCATCCGTGGAGCACGGTTGCGCAGGCAGCATGGAGAAAGTACCCCAACCCCATGAACCCCAGTGTTGTAGGGGTGGATGTGTTAGACAGGAGAGTGGACCAGGAAGGGAAGCTACACTCACACAGGCTTCTCAGTACAGAGTGGGGCTTAGGATCCTTTATCAAAAAGGTGAGTTGAGCGCTCTTTAGAATCTGTCCTTATCCAGATAGGattgcagggttctccccaaaggatggaataaaggaggccctccactatactcctagccagctccactatactacttttcaaatttagtgtgtttctttcctattttctttgttagttttgctaaaattaatgacaattcacagatttttgtgccaagtggcatcacttttccagtcagcattgtctgcaaaaacttgtgaatgagcgatgatcaaaacaaacgtcgttttgccacttcacaacaaaggaatcacaacaatataTCATACTTGTAGTTTTTGACACCCTCCAGATGTCATTGcaaaaatgaacccatttttatgaaagcgcagcgcgttggtgcgggttatttttgccagcccctccactatactaaaaaattctggggaggaccctggattggatcagggttctagccagcatccgtacTTCAACCTTTGACTGAATTTTGACCATTTCATCCTCTGTGGTAGACAAAActtggcatgtaaagatattaagaaatgaaattttgcaaagatctccagaaatttAGCACAGAGGCCATTGAATCAAGCTGAGTCCACTCTACCAGCAAACTTTGCACCCCAATGTCAAAATGCAGGACATTGTGAATGATGTTCAAGAGGGGCtagatttcacaattttcccaGACcctggggatggaaaaaaatcaggctggctagaaTGCTGGCAATACAGTTTTTTCTATAGGGACACCATCTCCTCAAATTGTAGTTACAAGGCAAAAGAGTTCATGGTGGCAAAAGAGGCCAGGAGTGTGTTAAGAAGGACATCCATGTGTACAGCTTTGCCAGTGTCAAACCACTAAACATAGGTAGTTCGAAACGAGGTGTAAAGACTACCCGACTGTTGTCCATCCATATTTCAGGGACCCACACAGCACTTACATTTGtacagcagtataatcaaatactggataatACTACAATACTATAACACTGTGTTTGCATTTAGTCATTTTCTTACTTGTCCTTGAGAGCATATTCTGCCAAATGTAGCagaaaattaggtgcacagctgaCATTTTTGGTGCACTGAACTGAaaaatgttgatgtatccaGTATTTATGGCCCTGTGCCTATATATCAGATGTGATCTTAAATGTACCTCTTTGGGCATTCAtatgtattgttttgtattaTTCTCTTGTGTTATTGAGCTGTGGTATCTGTGCTTGAActaattttctgtttttttccctTCCCCAGTTTCTACCAATCCAGATGTTAGGAGGTGACACGTGTTATGTCAGTGAGCACTCTGTTGTAGACCCAGAAAAGAGGACCATGGTTCTGCAGTCAACTAATGTAAGTTTCTTATAAGAAACAAAGAGACAAGAGACAAACTTGTCATGATTCTATGAATCATCATATCATTTGTAGGCTTCTTGTAATCTCCTGAAATGCCTGAaagttttgcttgttttgttagATAATATAAGTTGGTATTTTCTGACAAAATCTTCTACGCATAAACATGTGTACAAAAAGCAACATTAAAATTAGAGAAAAACAGCTCTCCCACACTGAATTTATCTAACAATTCATCAATTTATTATATGATTATCTCCAAGCCTTGAGCAATTTTCCCCAGAAATTTGAGTGATAATCTATAATATTTGTGACGATATCTGATGTAGTCAGGAAGTCTTGTTTGTGGATGGACTATATCTAACACCAATGTGTCCTCTGTTGCAGTTGACGTTTTCAAACTATGTGTCAGTAGACGAGAGATTAACGTACGAGCCACATCCTACAGAAAAAGACTCGTAAGTACCCGTTACTTTtactacttttacttttactacattttgtaccatcaTTGTTGCTCTATAGAAAACGGACATAGCTGAATCGTCACCCTTTCCAAATTATATAGACAGTACATACATAGTGTTGTATGCTTATGTGAACAGTAGCATTTTGAGGCAGCGTATACTTTGTctttgagtttattgagatacccttAAGCTCATATTTCAGATTTGATGACAGTTTTGGCTTTACGTGTATTTACTATTTTTGGAGTGCACATAAAAACCATAGAAAAGTCTTGTGTTGAGAAAA includes:
- the LOC118417818 gene encoding PRELI domain containing protein 3B-like encodes the protein MKIWTSEHTFRHPWSTVAQAAWRKYPNPMNPSVVGVDVLDRRVDQEGKLHSHRLLSTEWGLGSFIKKFLPIQMLGGDTCYVSEHSVVDPEKRTMVLQSTNLTFSNYVSVDERLTYEPHPTEKDSTLLTQEAIITVKGVSLSSYLEGIMASSISGNANKGRQAIEWVIGKINSEVSELAETAKSGMKDITDNLEKITKVSNKTNTDSI